One region of Zingiber officinale cultivar Zhangliang chromosome 7B, Zo_v1.1, whole genome shotgun sequence genomic DNA includes:
- the LOC122006475 gene encoding probable 2-oxoglutarate-dependent dioxygenase SLC1: protein MEKIIEGEREVDDSIVMKGVRHLCENVGITRVPSKYIFPISDRPQIMSSAQKPKIKFPVIDIGKLLSEDRTRVLETLDQACKEYGFFQVVNHGIDDVVIQRMIDSGKQFFELPFEERSRYLTTDTSSPVRYGTSFSEINDEVFCWRDFLKLTCHSLDTILPLWPSAPIGFREDAILYSKKTRTLFLVLIAAVLEALGVGDGNCESSMKEFEEGSHLLVLNCYPACPEPELTLGMPSHSDYGFLTLVLQDEVEGLQVLHAGDWITADPVPGSFVVNVGDHLEIYSNGRYQSVLHRVVANASQSRMSVASLHSVAFDSMVSPAAGLVDDGDAGKRRLYKDTGFADFIAYLSTSVPKSKSFLESRRLAT, encoded by the exons ATGGAAAAGATAATCGAAGGTGAAAGGGAAGTCGATGATAGTATTGTGATGAAAGGGGTTAGGCACCTTTGTGAGAATGTTGGCATCACACGAGTCCCTAGCAAGTACATTTTCCCCATCTCCGACCGCCCCCAAATCATGTCATCGGCGCAAAAGCCCAAGATCAAATTTCCGGTCATCGACATAGGTAAATTGCTTTCGGAGGATCGTACAAGGGTTCTTGAGACTTTGGACCAAGCTTGCAAGGAGTATGGCTTCTTTCAG GTGGTAAATCATGGCATCGACGACGTAGTAATTCAAAGAATGATCGACTCGGGAAAGCAATTCTTTGAGCTTCCTTTCGAGGAGAGATCAAGGTACTTGACGACCGACACGAGTAGCCCAGTGCGATATGGGACCAGCTTCAGCGAGATCAACGACGAGGTGTTTTGTTGGAGGGATTTCCTCAAACTCACTTGCCACTCCCTCGACACAATCCTCCCCCTTTGGCCTTCAGCTCCTATCGGCTTCAG GGAGGATGCCATTTTGTATTCGAAGAAGACTAGGACATTGTTTTTGGTGTTGATCGCTGCGGTGCTTGAGGCACTCGGTGTCGGAGATGGAAACTGCGAGAGTAGTATGAAGGAATTTGAGGAGGGATCACATCTGCTGGTGCTAAACTGCTATCCGGCATGCCCGGAGCCAGAGCTAACGTTGGGTATGCCATCCCATTCCGACTATGGCTTCCTCACTCTGGTACTCCAGGACGAGGTGGAGGGCCTCCAGGTGCTCCATGCCGGCGACTGGATTACCGCCGACCCTGTCCCCGGCTCCTTCGTCGTCAACGTCGGCGACCACCTTGAG ATATACAGCAACGGGAGGTACCAGAGCGTGCTGCATCGGGTGGTGGCCAACGCGTCGCAGTCGCGGATGTCGGTGGCGTCGCTGCACAGCGTGGCATTCGACAGCATGGTCAGCCCGGCGGCAGGGCTTGTGGACGATGGCGACGCCGGCAAGAGGAGGCTGTACAAGGACACAGGCTTCGCAGATTTCATCGCCTACCTGTCAACCAGCGTGCCAAAGTCAAAGAGTTTCCTAGAGTCCAGGAGGTTGGCCACGTGA
- the LOC122006476 gene encoding phosphomannomutase-like isoform X1, whose protein sequence is MAARMPGVIALFDVDGTLTEPRKGITPRMLEVMRELRKVVTVGVVGGSDLVKITEQLGNSVLNDYDYVFSENGLLAHKNGELIGRQSLKSFLGDDKLKEFINFTLHYIADLEIPIKRGTFIEFRNGMLNVSPIGRNCSQEERDEFVQYDKVHNIRPKMVSVLREKFAHLDLTFAIGGEISFDVFPNGWDKTFCLKYLDEFQDIHFFGDKTYKGGNDYEIYVYERTIGHTVTNPDDTAMQCRSLFLGN, encoded by the exons ATGGCTGCGAGAATGCCTGGCGTCATCGCTCTTTTTGACGTTGATGGGACGCTCACTGAACCTAGGAAG GGGATAACGCCGCGAATGCTCGAGGTCATGCGGGAACTGAGGAAG GTTGTCACCGTAGGTGTTGTTGGAGGATCTGACCTGGTTAAGATTACAGAACAACTTGGAAATTCAG TTCTAAATGACTATGACTATGTATTCTCAGAAAATGGTCTTCTTGCTCATAAAAATGGGGAACTAATTGGTCGACAG AGTTTGAAATCATTCCTTGGGGATGATAAACTGAAG GAGTTCATTAATTTTACTCTCCATTATATTGCAGATTTAGAGATTCCAATAAAAAG GGGAACTTTTATAGAGTTCCGAAATGGAATGCTGAATGTCTCTCCAATTGGAAGGAACTGCAGCCAAGAGGAACGTGATGAATTTGTTCAATATGATAAG GTTCATAACATACGACCAAAGATGGTCTCTGTGCTACGTGAAAAGTTTGCACATTTGGATCTAACATTCGCGATTGGGGGGGAAATAAGTTTTGAT GTTTTCCCAAATGGTTGGGACAAGACTTTCTGTTTGAAATACCTTGATGAATTCCAAGATATCCATTTTTTCGGTGACAAAACCTATAAG GGAGGAAATGACTATGAAATATATGTGTATGAACGAACTATTGGTCATACAG TCACAAATCCGGATGATACAGCAATGCAGTGCAGATCTCTGTTCCTGGGAAATTAA
- the LOC122006476 gene encoding phosphomannomutase-like isoform X2, whose amino-acid sequence MAARMPGVIALFDVDGTLTEPRKGITPRMLEVMRELRKVVTVGVVGGSDLVKITEQLGNSVLNDYDYVFSENGLLAHKNGELIGRQSLKSFLGDDKLKEFINFTLHYIADLEIPIKRGTFIEFRNGMLNVSPIGRNCSQEERDEFVQYDKVHNIRPKMVSVLREKFAHLDLTFAIGGEISFDVFPNGWDKTFCLKYLDEFQDIHFFGDKTYKGGNDYEIYVYERTIGHTGYPLNGRHP is encoded by the exons ATGGCTGCGAGAATGCCTGGCGTCATCGCTCTTTTTGACGTTGATGGGACGCTCACTGAACCTAGGAAG GGGATAACGCCGCGAATGCTCGAGGTCATGCGGGAACTGAGGAAG GTTGTCACCGTAGGTGTTGTTGGAGGATCTGACCTGGTTAAGATTACAGAACAACTTGGAAATTCAG TTCTAAATGACTATGACTATGTATTCTCAGAAAATGGTCTTCTTGCTCATAAAAATGGGGAACTAATTGGTCGACAG AGTTTGAAATCATTCCTTGGGGATGATAAACTGAAG GAGTTCATTAATTTTACTCTCCATTATATTGCAGATTTAGAGATTCCAATAAAAAG GGGAACTTTTATAGAGTTCCGAAATGGAATGCTGAATGTCTCTCCAATTGGAAGGAACTGCAGCCAAGAGGAACGTGATGAATTTGTTCAATATGATAAG GTTCATAACATACGACCAAAGATGGTCTCTGTGCTACGTGAAAAGTTTGCACATTTGGATCTAACATTCGCGATTGGGGGGGAAATAAGTTTTGAT GTTTTCCCAAATGGTTGGGACAAGACTTTCTGTTTGAAATACCTTGATGAATTCCAAGATATCCATTTTTTCGGTGACAAAACCTATAAG GGAGGAAATGACTATGAAATATATGTGTATGAACGAACTATTGGTCATACAG GTTATCCATTGAATGGAAGACACCCATGA
- the LOC122004609 gene encoding sulfated surface glycoprotein 185-like, translating to MAPKKKKKKGKTTRARSSKPTASAAGASLPLPPEGSPPPTPPLPSDLPFPSSLRIPPTPIAFSFSGASHPPPPADSPIRPPFAGSSHPPPPDSPTPIPPLPFDYPSIPQLEPPPAAAARPRSEIALTVARHTARGAAAAARERLSSSTAEAASLEQGLERLGHTLPTMMSTILSIQDLVEETGGDEELVEAGLDAFRNMETIQQLFETTRNMVREKTAAAEQGGVDFSRDLREGGDRGGS from the coding sequence ATGGctcccaagaagaagaagaagaagggaaagaCCACTCGCGCGCGCAGTTCCAAACCCACCGCTTCCGCCGCCGGCGCCTCCCTTCCTCTTCCCCCAGAAGGGTCTCCTCCTCCTACCCCTCCTCTGCCCTCCGATCTCCCCTTCCCTTCCTCCCTCCGCATTCCTCCGACTCCCATCGCGTTCTCCTTCTCCGGCGCCAGCCACCCTCCTCCCCCCGCCGACTCCCCAATCCGTCCCCCCTTCGCTGGATCCTCCCACCCTCCTCCCCCCGATTCACCGACTCCCATTCCCCCTCTCCCCTTCGATTACCCTTCGATCCCTCAATTAGAACCACCCCCCGCCGCCGCCGCCCGACCGCGAAGCGAAATCGCCCTCACCGTCGCCCGCCACACGGCCAGAGGGGCCGCCGCGGCAGCTCGCGAGAGGTTGAGCTCCTCGACGGCGGAGGCGGCTTCGCTGGAGCAGGGCCTGGAGAGGCTCGGCCATACTCTGCCGACGATGATGTCGACGATCTTGAGCATCCAGGATTTGGTCGAAGAGACTGGGGGCGACGAGGAGCTAGTGGAGGCAGGGCTCGACGCTTTCCGGAACATGGAGACGATTCAGCAGCTTTTCGAGACGACGAGGAATATGGTGAGGGAGAAGACGGCAGCGGCGGAGCAAGGCGGCGTCGATTTCAGCAGAGACCTGAGGGAGGGAGGCGATCGAGGGGGTTCTTGA
- the LOC122006477 gene encoding eukaryotic initiation factor 4A-III homolog B, whose product MAATSTAPSRGRNIDDENLVFETSPGVEAITSFDQMGIRDDLLRGIYAYGFEKPSAIQQRAVIPIINGRDVIAQAQSGTGKSSMIALTVCQMVDTAVREVQALILSPTRELAAQTEKVILAIGEYINVQAHACIGGKSIGEDIRKLEYGVHVVSGTPGRVCDMIKRRTLRTRAIKILILDEADEMLSRGFKDQIYDVYRYLPPELQVTLISATLPHEILEITNKFMTDPVRILVKRDELTLEGIKQFFVAVEREEWKFDTLCDLYDTLTITQAVIFCNTKRKVDWLTEKMRSNNFTVSSMHGDMPQKERDAIMAEFRSGATRVLITTDVWARGIDVQQVSLVINYDLPNNRELYIHRIGRSGRFGRKGVAINFVRKDDIRILRDIEQYYSTQIDEMPMNVADLI is encoded by the exons ATGGCCGCCACCAGCACGGCGCCTAGTAGGGGGCGCAATATAGACGACGAGAACCTGGTATTCGAGACCAGCCCAGGCGTCGAGGCCATCACCAGCTTCGACCAGATGGGCATCCGCGACGACCTCCTCCGCGGCATATACGCCTATGGATTCGAGAAACCCTCTGCTATCCAGCAAAGGGCTGTGATCCCCATTATCAATGGTCGCGACGTCATTGCCCAGGCGCAGTCCGGCACCGGGAAGTCATCCATGATCGCCCTAACCGTATGCCAGATGGTTGATACCGCCGTTAGAGA AGTTCAGGCACTTATTTTATCACCTACAAGAGAACTTGCTGCACAGACTGAGAAGGTGATATTAGCCATTGGTGAATATATAAATGTGCAAGCCCATGCATGTATTGGTGGAAAGAGTATAGGTGAAGATATTAGAAAGCTGGAGTATGGTGTTCATGTGGTTTCTGGGACACCTGGCAGAGTTTGCGACATGATTAAAAGGAGGACTTTGCGCACAAGAGCCATCAAGATTCTAATCCTT GATGAAGCTGATGAGATGCTGAGTAGAGGTTTTAAGGACCAGATATATGACGTGTACAGATACCTGCCTCCTGAACTTCAG gttactctgatatctgcaaCACTACCCCATGAAATTCTAGAGATAACCAACAAGTTCATGACAGATCCTGTTAGAATCCTTGTCAAGCGTGATGAATTGACATTGGAG GGTATAAAACAATTTTTTGTTGCTGTGGAGAGAGAGGAGTGGAAGTTTGATACATTATGCGATCTCTACGACACTCTCACTATCACTCAGGCAGTTATTTTCTGCAACACGAAAAGAAAG GTTGACTGGTTAACTGAGAAAATGCGCAGCAATAACTTCACAGTATCTTCTATGCACGGTGACATGCCACAAAAAGAGCGAGATGCAATCATGGCAGAATTTAGATCAGGGGCAACCCGTGTACTGATCACTACTGATGTATGGGCTAGAGGGATTGATGTCCAGCAG GTGTCACTGGTGATAAACTATGACCTACCAAACAATCGAGAACTCTACATACATCGGATAGGCCGTTCTGGACGCTTTGGACGCAAG GGTGTTGCAATTAATTTCGTGAGGAAGGATGACATTCGTATTTTAAGAGATATCGAACAATATTACAGCACACAGATTGATGAAATGCCAATGAATGTTGCCGATCTCATCTAA
- the LOC122006478 gene encoding ENHANCER OF AG-4 protein 2-like gives MAPGRRKGSNRVKAVGQLKLGDLVLAKVKGYPAWPAKISRPEDFERSPDPRKYFVQFFGTSEIAFVVPADIQVFTDESRIKLTARCQSKTVKHFASAVDEICEAFEELNKKRSAESVHEADMINDSVASPLNSDFEDIEHPVEHNGATHLRDPGKKVENNVSGEPPCINFVSRSQEVSASLDPSSSNLNGAESLLKRKKSSTNDGQIAKKKKVVVYKSDLYSSSCKEKSIITSPDDSEGTNMEILPQFEIEEPLPKVSSFRGLENSCDSNEKDASCSLRVQKNVDIVAKKKKVLVSKSSLPSSGKKNKSVSGSPDEINGTDMPMLSNMEPKGSDHDNLDNCSDMKDANKEIRGLVVMKKKVAVSKSTFSASSSKEKLMNTNPDDIKNENMIMSPPKKETEEPSPIGSEGGLQDYCDSNKGDISNSKVQEVGHQTTKGDTEPKQNVDNASGIKSNVAVQKQLKGNGKGNNLPVEKGTKVTSNDSNRVSARNTTTGSNSKTGKMPKSLKKPKEYSLQNGKPHNNPRKATTDTSYEYANDKSVPSGEVENFKGRSKMHKFKGSNDSCPTKGTKLVKEDVNKSKKSMHGDLPPTDELKYGTVEKRKKSGISIRSENQLTSATNMDAHLSTVKHAEDMDAMAHSAIKITANLVQSDSKLVKKRDRPLSTHIRYKRRSCRFDDDDEEEETKTPIHKASSVNLVLSDSSVSVSEQKLQSVTESNKDSPTNRDATEKACLSSDQKSSYGITLLAKVAEKNERKAEKSHSPQTYQSPMKREYQKSCFGGSRTPLLSPKASASLDDAPKLRDQTCVKPHVKAFDSPGKKSQITPSKLSKSQSEGLNSSTSQSMPEKIKALNKSINMKAPSKSNAHNTVLTENKHEKRFSSEWNSGKDTLGEKRSGMAKEEKLVTISASSFSDTSKSMRNLIAAAQAKKRREEQSRYVHPENSIPIIVSTPNLIHGMSPSPAVLIPFTSANLFNKDIEAYAAIPSDSPSSVPHESSLSNKVDHEEYEHRISPEYRPPGGSLSGGTEAAVARDALEGMVETLSRTKDSIGRATRLAIDCAKYGIADEIVELLIQKLENEPSFHRRVDLFFLVDSITQCSHTQKGIAGSSYIPTVQAALPRLLSAAAPSGASARENRRQCLKVLKLWLERKIMPDSLLRRYINEIEVPSDDLSAGIFLRRPSRAERSVDDPIREIEDMLVDEYGSNATFQLPGLLSCNVFEDEEDLYVDLYGDSGIKMSAETASKLGHLDTGAVTPSDRHPHILKDVDGELEMEDVILPKEEKGIASNNFQNSESQPCDSSKSSDLAVADSNELPPLPTAPPPPVESPPLPPSPPPLPPSPPPPPPPLPSSPTPPPLPLSGQLCTSSVSLPPAPSSSSPSLFYPSTQEEFRLANCNQVVHLPNNTVMQGQEAALSNEMVLQQRPNFMANGISNTQSMNTYSSSRPFEYGQNESYLAPQTSHNSHHFQQGNAPFHQRPYHSLPHAPTAAQTAGHFSHATPMSQQQVQQQHNHYPLPSVPNSHRQYLPDEQRRVHTRGFSPDNQHSAWVPTRPSCSGAPITQDGFPRSNIEMAPSNSMGYQLPLHNSVPSAGHSFPQVLPGRPDISGVNCWRPG, from the exons ATGGCCCCCGGCCGTAGGAAAGGTTCGAACCGGGTTAAGGCGGTGGGGCAGCTCAAGCTGGGGGATCTTGTTCTCGCTAAGGTGAAAGGCTACCCTGCTTGGCCTGCCAAG ATAAGCAGGCCAGAAGATTTTGAACGGTCACCAGATCCTAGAAAATACTTTGTTCAATTCTTTGGGACTTCAGAAAT TGCCTTTGTAGTTCCAGCTGACATTCAGGTATTTACTGATGAGTCAAGGATTAAATTGACTGCTCGTTGCCAGAGCAAAACAGTCAAACACTTTGCTAGTGCTGTTGATGAGATTTGCGAGGCTTTTGAAGAACTGAACAAGAAGAGATCAGCAGAATCTGTGCATGaagcggacatgattaatgattCTGTTGCTTCTCCATTAAATAGTGATTTTGAAGATATCGAACATCCAGTGGAACATAATGGGGCAACTCATTTGAGGGATCCCGGGAAAAAGGTTGAGAATAATGTAAGTGGGGAGCCTCCATGCATTAATTTTGTTTCGAGGAGCCAAGAGGTGAGTGCCTCTTTGGATCCATCGTCGAGTAATTTAAATGGTGCTGAATCTctcttaaaaaggaaaaaaagctcAACTAATGATGGTCAGATTGCAAAAAAGAAGAAAGTTGTAGTTTACAAGTCAGATTTATATTCTTCTTCATGCAAGGAGAAATCAATTATCACTAGTCCTGATGATAGTGAGGGCACTAATATGGAGATTTTACCTCAATTTGAAATTGAAGAGCCACttccaaaagtttcatcttttagAGGGCTTGAGAATTCCTGTGATTCCAATGAGAAGGATGCAAGCTGTTCTCTGAGAGTTCAAAAAAATGTTGATATTGttgcaaagaaaaagaaagttttagtttcaaaatcatctttgccttcttctggcaagaagaataaatcagtgaGTGGTAGTCCTGATGAAATTAACGGCACTGATATGCCAATGCTATCTAATATGGAGCCAAAAGGGTCAGATCATGACAACCTTGATAACTGTAGTGATATGAAAGATGCTAATAAAGAAATTCGAGGTCTGGTTGTAATGAAGAAAAAGGTTGCAGTTTCCAAATCAACTTTTTCTGCTTCTTCCAGCAAAGAGAAATTAATGAATACCAATCCTGATGATATCAAGAATGAGAACATGATAATGTCACCACCTAAAAAGGAAACTGAAGAGCCATCTCCAATAGGCTCAGAAGGTGGACTTCAGGATTACTGTGATTCCAATAAGGGAGATATAAGTAATTCTAAGGTTCAGGAAGTTGGTCATCAAACAACAAAAGGGGACACTGAGCCAAAGCAAAATGTGGACAATGCTTCTGGGATTAAATCAAATGTGGCTGTACAAAAGCAGTTGAAGGGTAATGGAAAGGGAAACAACCTGCCTGTAGAAAAAGGCACAAAGGTTACCTCAAATGACTCTAACAGAGTATCAGCTCGTAATACTACAACAGGTAGCAATTCCAAAACTGGAAAGATGCCAAAGAGTTTGAAAAAGCCGAAGGAATATTCTCTTCAAAATGGAAAGCCGCATAATAATCCTCGCAAGGCAACAACTGATACTTCCTATGAATATGCCAATGACAAATCAGTACCCTCTGGTGAAGTGGAGAACTTCAAGGGTAGAAGTAAAATGCACAAGTTCAAGGGAAGCAATGATTCATGCCCCACTAAAGGAACAAAATTGGTCAAAGAGGACGTTAACAAGTCCAAGAAATCAATGCATGGCGACTTACCCCCAACTGATGAACTCAAATATGGTACAGTTGAAAAGAGAAAGAAATCAGGAATCTCCATCAGGAGTGAAAATCAGTTAACTTCAGCTACAAATATGGATGCTCATCTTTCAACAGTTAAACATGCTGAGGACATGGATGCAATGGCACATTCTGCTATTAAAATTACTGCAAATTTAGTTCAATCAGACTCTAAGCTTGTGAAGAAGCGGGATAGGCCCTTGAGTACGCATATTCGGTACAAACGAAGATcatgtagatttgatgatgatgatgaggaggaagagACTAAGACACCAATTCATAAAGCATCCTCTGTGAACTTGGTTTTATCAGATTCAAGCGTTTCAGTTTCCGAGCAGAAACTTCAATCTGTTACAGAGAGTAACAAAGATTCTCCAACCAATAGAGATGCAACTGAGAAGGCTTGTTTAAGCAGCGATCAGAAGTCTTCATATGGTATAACCTTGCTTGCCAAGGTGGCTGAAAAGAATGAGAGAAAAGCTGAAAAATCTCATAGCCCCCAGACTTACCAGAGTCCCATGAAGCGAGAATATCAGAAATCTTGTTTTGGTGGTTCTAGAACTCCTTTGCTTTCACCCAAGGCTTCTGCATCCCTTGATGATGCACCAAAATTGAGAGATCAAACATGTGTTAAGCCCCATGTTAAAGCTTTTGATTCTCCTGGGAAAAAATCCCAAATCACACCCTCAAAACTCTCAAAAAGCCAATCAGAGGGCTTAAACTCATCCACTAGTCAATCCATGCCAGAGAAAATTAAagcattgaataaatccatcaatatgaaggcaccttccaaatcTAATGCACACAATACTGTTCTTACTGAAAACAAACATGAAAAGAGATTTTCCTCTGAATGGAACTCTGGAAAGGACACTTTAGGAGAGAAAAG ATCAGGAATGGCTAAAGAAGAAAAACTGGTAACTATAAGTGCGTCTTCATTTTCTGATACCAGTAAGTCAATGAGAAACCTTATTGCAGCTGCTCAGGCTAAAAAAAGGAGAGAAGAACAATCACGATATGTACACCCAGAAAATTCTATTCCCATTATAGTATCGACTCCAAATTTAATCCATGGAATGAGTCCAAGTCCTGCTGTGTTGATTCCCTTCACATCGGCAAATTTATTTAACAAGGATATAGAAGCCTATGCTGCTATACCTTCTGATTCTCCATCGTCCGTTCCTCATGAGTCTTCTTTATCTAATAAAGTCGATCATGAAGAATATGAGCACAGGATAAGTCCTGAATACAGGCCGCCAGGAGGTTCACTAAGTGGTGGCACAGAAGCTGCTGTTGCCCGTGATGCTTTAGAAGGTATGGTTGAAACCCTTTCAAGGACAAAGGATAGTATTGGGCGTGCAACTCGTCTTGCAATTGACTGTGCCAAATATGGTATCGCTGATGAG ATTGTAGAACTACTTATCCAAAAGTTGGAGAATGAACCTAGCTTTCACCGTAGAGTTgatcttttcttccttgttgactCTATCACTCAATGTTCTCATACGCAGAAAG GGATTGCGGGGTCTTCATATATTCCTACTGTCCAGGCAGCATTACCACGACTACTGAGTGCTGCAGCTCCATCAGGGGCTAGTGCTCGTGAAAATCGTCGCCAATGTCTTAAG GTACTGAAGTTATGGCTTGAGAGGAAAATTATGCCAGACTCTCTCCTTCGTCGCTATATTAATGAAATTGAGGTTCCCAGTGATGACTTAAGTGCTGGGATTTTTCTGAGACGTCCATCTCGAGCTGAGAGGTCTGTGGATGATCCAATAAGAGAAATAGAAGACATGCTGGTTGATGAGTATGGAAG CAATGCTACATTTCAATTGCCAGGGTTATTATCATGTAATGTTTTTGAAGATGAGGAAGATCTTTATGTCGACCTTTATGGAGATTCTGGGATTAAAATGTCCGCTGAAACTGCTAGTAAATTAGGTCATTTAGATACTGGTGCAGTTACTCCGAGTGACCGACACCCTCACATACTAAAGGATGTGGATGGTGAACTTGAAATGGAAGATGTTATTTTGCCCAAAGAGGAGAAAGGGATAGCTAGCAACAATTTTCAAAACAGTGAATCACAACCTTGTGATTCTAGTAAATCAAGCGATCTGGCAGTGGCTGATTCAAATGAGCTGCCCCCTCTACCTACTGCCCCTCCCCCTCCTGTGGAATCTCCTCCACTGCCACCATCCCCTCCACCTTTGCCTCCTTCACCCCCACCACCTCCTCCACCTCTACCTTCATCACCAACCCCACCCCCTCTTCCATTGTCTGGTCAATTATGTACATCTTCTGTGTCACTTCCACCTGCCCCTTCATCTTCGTCCCCATCCTTATTTTATCCCTCGACGCAGGAAGAATTCAGATTAGCAAAT TGCAACCAGGTGGTTCATTTGCCTAACAATACTGTGATGCAAGGGCAGGAGGCTGCTTTAAGCAATGAAATGGTTTTGCAGCAGCGTCCAAACTTTATGGCAAATGGAATAAGCAATACTCAATCAATGAATACTTACAGTTCCTCTAGACCCTTTGAATATGGGCAAAATGAATCTTACTTAGCCCCTCAAACTTCTCACAACAGTCACCATTTTCAACAAGGTAATGCACCTTTCCACCAAAGACCTTACCATTCACTTCCTCATGCTCCTACAGCTGCACAAACTGCTGGCCACTTTTCACATGCTACTCCCATGAGCCAACAACAAGTGCAGCAGCAGCACAATCATTACCCGTTACCATCTGTTCCTAATAGTCACAGACAATATTTACCCGATGAACAGAGGAGAGTTCATACTCGTGGTTTTAGTCCAGATAATCAGCATTCTGCTTGGGTACCTACAAGGCCATCATGTTCAGGAGCACCTATTACACAGGATG GCTTTCCTAGATCTAACATAGAAATGGCACCTTCTAACTCTATGGGATATCAGCTCCCACTACACAATTCTGTGCCTTCTGCAG gacatagttttccCCAGGTTTTGCCTGGCAGGCCGGATATTTCAGGTGTTAATTGTTGGAGACCAGGTTAA